The Cryptococcus gattii WM276 chromosome B, complete sequence genome has a segment encoding these proteins:
- a CDS encoding Hypothetical protein (Similar to TIGR gene model, INSD accession AAW40844.1; CNA02680): MSAAADNPHPHIDPSLVALAAQVQAHASAQAQRHVSLSSPHHHIPSAATDNHLGLGLPSEALGPALQIDPSLFEIEQVVNDVRRGKIRLGEDRRDEQESERSVQQPNDTAHQNHHQRQDDHPGEHGGIGGHGGLGDASEGLQMDDELDPTLREIVNSLTNAQQSSHLSGPGLSHAQAAAAIGAHLTDVEERERLQQSLQASLEDLTHASFGSLFPPNYTNSPGQGFLTLNDHHNIHDTEVDLSNPSLDVNAEVGSSSTSLDASSMAGPETSDSVKRGRGRPKGSKNKPKPGPPPPKPPKPPKPPARPKGRPPKQRTPAEQAEYELRKYEKELGIKRQKGRPRKFPGYLVREMRLKKNREEFNELMREYEEKKRDEELTNLEMAGVDTQMDLGEGPSLVGHDHHVHDPHLHGEAYDTYVDF, encoded by the exons ATGTCGGCAGCTGCTGATAATCCGCACCCCCACATTGACCCAAGTCTCGTAGCCCTTGCAGCGCAGGTTCAAGCTCATGCCAGTGCCCAAGCACAGCGCCACgtctctctctcttccccaCACCACCACATCCCATCTGCTGCTACTGACAACCATCTTGGCCTCGGTTTGCCTTCAGAAGCTTTGGGGCCCGCCCTCCAGATCGATCCCTCATTATTCGAAATTGAACAAGTCGTCAATGATGTGCGGAGAGGCAAGATACGACTAGGCGAAGATCGACGCGATGAACAAGAGTCAGAGAGGTCAGTACAGCAGCCGAACGACACAGCCCATCAAAATCACCATCAACGACAAGATGACCATCCCGGGGAACATGGTGGGATTGGAGGCCATGGGGGGCTTGGGGATGCGTCCGAGGGTTTGCAGATGGACGATGAACTTGATCCAACCTTGCGTGAGATCGTCAACAGTCTCACTAACGCCCAACAA TCTTCCCACCTGAGTGGCCCCGGACTGTCACATGCCCAAGCAGCTGCCGCCATCGGGGCTCACTTAACGGATGTCGAAGAACGTGAAAGATTACAACAAAGCTTACAAGCCTCTCTTGAAGATCTTACGCATGCCAGTTTCG GATCTCTTTTCCCTCCAAATTACACCAACTCCCCCGGTCAGGGCTTTCTCACCCTTAATGACCATCACAACATTCACGACACCGAAGTGGATCTGTCCAATCCTTCGCTTGATGTCAATGCTGAAGTGGGTTCATCCTCCACGTCACTGGATGCGTCTTCAATGGCGGGTCCTGAGACTTCTGATTCTGTCAAGCGCGGAAGAGGTCGTCCAAAAGGTTCCAAAAACAAGCCTAAACCTGGTCCACCTCCACCTAAACCTCCTAAACCGCCCAAACCCCCTGCGCGGCCTAAAGGTCGACCTCCAAAACAGCGTACACCAGCAGAGCAAGCAGAGTATGAGCTTCGAAAATACGAGAAGGAATTAGGAATTAAGAGGCAAAAAGGAAGACCACGCAAATTTCCAGGTTATCTCGTCAGGGAAAtgaggttgaagaagaacaggGAAGAATTCAACGAACTTATGAGGGAGTATgaggagaaaaaaagagacGAAGAGTTAACAAATCTTGAGATGGCCGGCGTGGATACGCAAATGGATTTAGGAGAAGGGCCATCACTGGTTGGTCATGATCACCATGTGCATGACCCGCATCTTCATGGTGAGGCCTACGATACATATGTGGATTTCTGA
- a CDS encoding Aerobic respiration-related protein, putative (Similar to TIGR gene model, INSD accession AAW40842.1) — MSLPLRTARPLLRASALTAARRIAIAPVLRPLSRAGDCGECGCVSSRAFSTTPLRFGSGETDGTLISALAAEHKYELESAAAQPEVPVFIESFKAQGVWNIEDTAGSDDVVLTRKFGNETLKLTFQVSDLDATAFDAEYPPAEEDSEAPASGPASITCSLVITKSAAPGALMVDLETCDEGFEITNVAVYDKALADAKGAEGDWERRSRYMGPQFDHLDETVQEAFGSYLAERGVDESLADFVLSYCEHKEQKDYVSWINQVRGFVEQ, encoded by the exons ATGTCTCTGCCTCTTCGTACCGCCCGACCTCTTCTTCGAGCTTCAGCTCTCACAGCAGCGCGCCGTATTGCCATCGCCCCTGTCCTTCGACCGCTTTCCCGTGCGGGCGACTGTGGAGAGTGTGGGTGTGTTAGCAGCCGAGCTTTCAGCACGACTCCCCTTCGATTTGGTAGCGGTGAAA CCGACGGTACTCTGATTTCTGCCCTTGCTGCTGAGCACAAGTACGAGCTGGAATCGGCTGCTGCCCAACCTGAAGTCCCTGTTTTTATTGAAAGCTTCAAGGCTCAAGGCGTCTGGAATATTGAAGACACTGCTGGCTCTGATGACGTTGTCTTGACTCGAAAGTTTGGTAACGAAAC TCTCAAGCTCACTTTCCAAGTATCTGACCTCGACGCTACCGCATTTGATGCAGAGTACCCTCCCGCCGAAGAAGACTCTGAGGCTCCTGCGTCTGGCCCTGCATCTATCACTTGTTCTTTGGTCATCACCAAGTCTGCTGCTCCTGGAGCCTTGATGGTCGACCTCGAAACTTGTGACGAGGGCTTTGAGATTACGAATGTCGCCGTTTATGACAAGGCCTTGGCAGACGCGAAGGGTGCCGAAGGTGACTGGGAGAGAAGATCCAGGTACATGGGTCCTC AATTCGACCATCTTGACGAGACTGTTCAAGAGGCATTCGGCTCTTATCTCGCTGAGCGCGGCGTGGACGAGTCTCTCG CCGATTTTGTTCTCTCTTACTGTGAGCACAAGGAGCAAAAG GACTACGTTTCATGGATCAACCAGGTTCGAGGCTTTGTAGAGCAGTAA
- a CDS encoding Hypothetical Protein (Similar to TIGR gene model, INSD accession AAW40840.1) produces the protein MGIFTHSAEDDVLVSASFPETNAFGNVVNGENNNILLHLINSGSKNYTLVSASASYHDPANHWALVKNATTLKYGVPLVSGANFSAPYHVYSEFRPKELGLTVTVNLAESGTKDLHSITAMNRTVSIVEAPGSWLDFQLIFLYLILGTALTLGGWWAYDSYFAPKSKGKGKKKSGLGPKKVQAVVPGKESVYPEVKPYEEEWIPEQLLKNKQNKLKKRNVDGVSSAGEVTSGGETSGAEGKGKKRKGKKA, from the exons ATGG GCATCTTTACTCACTCTGCAGAGGACGACGTCCTTGTCTCCGCCTCTTTCCCTGAAACCAATGCATTCGGCA ACGTCGTTAATGGGGAGAACAACAACATCTTACTCCACTTGATCAACTCCGGATCCAAAAACTACACCCTCGTGTCTGCTTCCGCTAGCTACCATGATCCCGCCAACCACTGGGCTCTG GTGAAGAATGCGACCACCTTGAAATATGGCGTCCCTCTTGTTAGTGGCGCTAACTTCTCCGCCCCCTACCATGTGTACTCTGA ATTCCGTCCCAAGGAACTTGGTCTCACAGTTACGGTCAATCTTGCCGAGTCTGGCACGAAGGATTTACATTCCATTACTGCCATGAACCGGACTGTTTCTATTGTTGAAGCCCCTGGTTCTTGGCTCGATTTCCAACTCATCTTCCTTTATCTTATCCTTGGTACCGCTCTTACCCTTGGCGGCTGGTGGGCATATGACTCCTACTTTGCACCCAAGAGCAAGGGtaaggggaagaagaagtcCGGTCTTGGACCTAAGAAAGTCCAGGCTGTTGTGCCCGGGAAGGAGAGTGTATACCCAGAAGTCAAGCCATATGAGGAGGAATGGATCCCAGAACAGCTTCTGAAGAACAAACAGAAtaagctgaagaagagaaacGTAGACGGAGTCAGCTCGGCTGGGGAAGTGACCAGCGGCGGTGAGACAAGTGGGGCGGAAGGtaaagggaagaagaggaaaggcAAGAAGGCGTAG
- a CDS encoding Hypothetical Protein (Similar to TIGR gene model, INSD accession AAW40806.1): MFRNQLRLPRLPRQSVYTVPSRPSRRFAHAFPTNVPPLRQRIRPLVPFFIYWTIITSLVVHLMRIRQDTEASLARQQAKITVLSDLIAKLQRGETVSEEEMQRELEMVGLRKRTSATLALDKEMRIVGDVGWKDMLFGKRERTAEDEAKEERVIEEWASVINETANAPPPPTSAKPSPRQIEQPQDRVGVAKRAPGSNVYL, translated from the exons ATGTTCAGAAACCAACTCCGACTACCTCGCTTGCCCCGTCAGTCTGTTTACACAGTACCGAGCCGTCCATCTCGCCGATTTGCACATGCGTTCCCTACAAACGTGCCCCCGCTCCGACAACGTATTCGTCCTCTTGTTCCGTTTTTCATATACTGGACAATCATCACTTCCCTCGTCGTGCACCTCATGCGAATTCGTCAAGATACTGAAGCATCTCTTGCGCGGCAACAGGCGAAGATCACGGTTCTCAGTGATTTGATCGCAAAGCTCCAAAGAGGAGAGACTGTtagtgaagaagagatgcAAAGGGAGCTTGAGATGGTGGGCTTGAGAAAGAGAACAAGTGCTACTCTCGCTCTTGATAAAGAAATGAGAATTGTCGGAGACGTGGGATGGAAGGACATGCTTTTCGGTAAAAGAGAAAGAACTGCCGAAGATGAGGCAAAAGAGGAGAGAGTAATCGAAGAGTGGGCATCGG TCATTAACGAGACGGCCAATGCGCCCCCTCCACCGACTTCTGCAAAGCCAAGCCCCCGTCAAATAGAACAACCGCAAGATCGAGTGGGAGTGGCTAAGCGAGCTCCTGGATCGAACGTATACCTATGA
- a CDS encoding Methionyl aminopeptidase, putative (Similar to TIGR gene model, INSD accession AAW40838.1), translating into MGVDNETEGERIGMGSKEERDVRMACKVAAEILKRAGDSVVKPGITTAQLDKAIHKMIIEHGAYPSPLGYSNYPKSCTTSINNVIVHGIPDDRPLHPQDIINIDLTIYLNGYHGDTSATFVLPEVDKLGRELVSATQEALDLGIRVCKPGVQISEIGKVIGEFSRRHGFSVNSQISGHGIGKVFHQPPWIFHDVNSEPGKMMPGDCFTIEPCLVQGAKSRGDLWDDGWTLATETGARAAQFEHQVLITDDGVEILTI; encoded by the exons ATGGGAGTAGATAATGAAACTGAAGGGGAGAGGATAGGTATGGGCAGtaaggaggagagagatgTCCGAATGGCTTGCAAAGTTGCTGCAGAAATTCTGAAGAGGGCAGGCGACAGTGTTGTAAAG CCAGGAATAACAACAGCCCAGTTGGACAAAGCCATTCATAAAATGATCATTGAGCATGGCGCTTATCCTTCTCCTCTGGGGTACTCCAATTATCCTAAAAGCTGCACGACGTCTATCAACAACGTTATTGTTC ATGGTATACCTGACGA CCGCCCTCTACATCCCCAAGACATCATAAATATCGACCTGACAATCTATCTGAACGGATACCATGGAGACACGTCAGCCACATTCGTGCTTCCTGAAGTTGACAAGCTTGGACGTGAGCTAGTATCCGCTACCCAAGAAGCACTAGATCTGGGCATTCGAGTGTGTAAACCAGGCGTGCAAATCAGCGAAATTGGAAAGGTGATTGG GGAATTCTCTAGGAGACATGGATTTTCTGTGAATTCCCAGATATCAGGACATGGTATCGGCAAAGTGTTCCACCAACCACCGTGGATTTTCCATGATG TGAACTCAGAGCCGGGAAAAATGATGCCAGGAGATTGCTTCACTATTGAACCTTGTCTCGTACAAGGCGCCAAGTCGAGAGGTGATTTATGGGATGATGGATGGACGTTGGCGACAGAG ACGGGAGCTCGGGCTGCCCAATTTGAGCATCAGGTATTAATCACAGACGATGGGGTGGAAATCTTGACAATATAA
- a CDS encoding Hypothetical Protein (Similar to TIGR gene model, INSD accession AAW40809.1): protein MSVSSQTTLISPSAKHTNPPLHRRPSQHARRRASLHVAHPHAHAHSSAHAHGRRGSEGESGRRALAAGLAMHTLDQGKKKKQGDRPLPRGNRSDTHLPRLTRTDSTMSIASHSSAASNISRPSAKSRRTTESIQVIDDQGKEVDPNEDEWESGEDVKQTKKGKGKQQDPSSASMRRTMSDTSADPKGKKKTQTMAEAMARGDLVKIQDPDHRPPLTQRTTGFAGTVQPLDPQIAAEMPQVDHPIIANPIKRVASSKSLVGPISTMTSMDTTPDAGFPTEPPRGLQSETSESKRPSAGQSLRSTSGSGLPRDSIDQRDQAQTDDKLTCSPSYPFPKMISPNEPGQRVSPGADHPEKEISTASRSRPTSSKATHSLRHRPSNSSVRSIQSLRAPPHPLNSPISYAGRSAARDSPSTSSYDKRDRVLSMHQPPVPQPQVNYEVAQGQGWDQIPEEGIQRENVPVSDQSNVDVGTTRSQNVRRSSVASTRSLRSIFAGTLAPPSTAPSSPQPHKRLTALEAASAASKRPTTNNPVLYHNSLSHASGSAESCFLISRFLPPKKITRPKWEVDIHDQERIEHGGVGLTNGDYRAAHETLVNTFRELGTGVSQHRRGSPRTPSGYGLLPTSLTLPNVAATAGASNGHQSNQNLGTIKARDGARLEVARGGSGGLTPFEMSVERVLKQRPGRVVL, encoded by the exons ATGTCGGTGTCGTCGCAGACAACCCTCATCTCTCCGTCAGCAAAGCACACAAATCCTCCCCTCCACAGAAGACCCTCCCAGCATGCACGCCGTCGGGCATCCCTGCATGTCGCGCACCCACACGCGCACGCCCACTCCAGCGCTCATGCCCATGGACGTAGAGGCTCAGAAGGCGAGTCCGGAAGAAGAGCTCTTGCAGCGGGGCTTGCCATGCATACACTAGATcaaggcaagaagaagaagcaaggCGAC CGACCCTTGCCGCGAGGAAATCGATCCGATACTCATCTCCCACGTCTGACTCGCACAGACTCAACCATGTCCATTGCCTCCCACTCAAGTGCTGCATCTAACATTAGCCGCCCCTCTGCAAAGTCCCGTCGTACAACCGAAAGCATCCAAGTAATCGATGATCAGGGCAAAGAAGTCGACCCTAATGAAGATGAGTGGGAGAGCGGAGAGGATGTCAAACAGACCAAAAAGGGCAAGGGAAAGCAACAAGATCCTTCGAGTGCGTCTATGCGTCGCACAATGAGTGATACATCGGCAGATCCCAaaggcaagaagaaaacgCAGACTATGGCTGAGGCCATGGCCCGGGGAGATCTGGTCAAGATCCAGGATCCTGATCATCGCCCGCCTCTCACACAAAGAACCACTGGTTTTGCCGGAACGGTTCAGCCGCTCGATCCACAAATCGCTGCCGAGATGCCGCAAGTAGACCATCCCATCATAGCAAATCCGATCAAACGCGTCGCCAGCTCCAAATCGCTTGTTGGTCCTATATCCACTATGACGTCCATGGATACCACTCCTGATGCTGGATTTCCAACTGAGCCACCCAGAGGTCTGCAAAGTGAGACGAGCGAGTCCAAGCGACCTTCTGCTGGCCAGTCTCTTCGATCTACCAGTGGCAGTGGTCTCCCAAGGGACTCGATAGACCAAAGGGATCAAGCCCAAACGGATGACAAGCTTACTTGCTCCCCGTCTTATCCGTTCCCCAAGATGATCTCCCCAAACGAGCCCGGTCAAAGGGTGTCTCCCGGAGCTGATCACCCAGAAAAAGAAATTTCTACTGCTTCTCGTTCACGACCAACATCTTCTAAAGCTACTCATTCCCTTCGTCATCGCCCGTCAAATTCTTCAGTGCGCTCCATACAATCCCTTCGCGCACCCCCGCACCCCCTCAACTCTCCCATCAGCTATGCTGGACGTAGTGCGGCCCGCGACTCCCCATCGACGAGCTCGTACGACAAGAGAGACCGCGTGCTGTCTATGCATCAACCCCCCGTCCCTCAACCACAAGTTAATTACGAAGTAGCGCAAGGACAAGGCTGGGATCAAATACCTGAAGAAGGCATACAGCGCGAAAATGTGCCTGTCTCGGACCAATCCAACGTCGATGTAGGGACTACTCGTTCTCAAAACGTCCGCCGAAGTTCAGTTGCTTCGACGCGTTCCCTTCGAAGTATTTTTGCGGGTACTCTTGCTCCTCCTTCTACAGCACCTTCTTCGCCTCAGCCTCACAAGCGTCTCACTGCTCTCGAAGCTGCATCCGCCGCTTCTAAGCGACCAACTACCAATAATCCTGTACTATACCACAATTCGCTTAGCCACGCCTCGGGTTCTGCCGAATCATGTTTTCTTATATCAAGGTTCTTGCCGCCTAAAAAGATAACAAGGCCGAAGTGGGAGGTCGATATTCACGATCAAGAGAGAATCGAGCACGGTGGTGTGGGTTTGACCAACGGAGACTACAGGGCAGCACACGAGACGTTGGTGAATACCTTTCGGGAGCTGGGTACCGGGGTCTCGCAACACAGGAGAGGATCGCCGCGGACACCTTCGGGATATGGCCTTCTTCCTACTAGTTTAACACTTCCCAATGTCGCAGCTACTGCGGGTGCAAGCAACGGGCATCAAAGTAATCAGAATCTTGGAACGATTAAAGCCAGAGATGGAGCTAGGCTTGAGGTAGCGAGAGGTGGTTCTGGCGGTTTGACACCTTTTGAAATGAGTGTGGAAAGAGTTTTAAAGCAAAGACCGGGAAGAGTTGTCTTGTAA
- a CDS encoding Hypothetical protein (Similar to SGTC gene model, INSD accession EAL23603.1; CNBA2500), with protein MTNRVQLLHHPGSTHSSLSDGPDGFDRSWFMGKWDVVWSTLPMWKDKKDVTITYTPTNRRQETRIVEFEDLVEYRARSSTDGSKTYTSKCQNKEPRGRANDITVRGIDTLSPASNGATFDWKGKGLLFFVHSHWEVLGYGKDVEQGQEWAVTYFSRTLFTPAGIDIYIRTIPFSSKPQNFIAHEALLQRVPGNV; from the exons ATGACCAATCGGGTGCAGCTGCTACATCATCCTGGCTCGACCCACTCATCACTATCCGATGGGCCGGATGGGTTTGATCGCTCATGGTTCATGGGCAAATGGGACGTCGTGTGGAGTACTCTGCCCATGTGGAAG GACAAAAAAG ATGTAACGATCACCTATACTCCTACGAACAGGCGACAGGAAACACGAATTGTAGAATTTGAAGATTTGGTGGAGTATAGAGCAAGATCAAGCACCGACGGCAGCAAGACTTATACGAGCAAGTGTCAGAATAAGGAACCTAGAGGACGTGCTAACGATATTACAGTAAGGGGAATTGATACTTTGTCACCTGC ATCTAACGGGGCTACTTTTGATTGGAAAGGCAAAGGACTTCTATTCTTCGTCCATTCACACTGGGAAGTGCTCGGGTACGGGAAAGATGTCGAGCAAGGGCAAGAGTGGGCGGTTACGT ATTTCTCCAGAACGTTGTTCACCCCAGCAGGCATCGACATCTACATCAGAACCATCCCCTTCTCATCTAAACCACAAAATTTCATTGCTCATGAGGCTTTGTTGCAACG AGTTCCTGGGAATGTCTGA
- a CDS encoding Ras guanyl-nucleotide exchange factor, putative (Similar to TIGR gene model, INSD accession AAW40808.1), with product MFQPNAQQITLNQFSPLTPSELGTPITPSPTSTASFHTATVGTPKTLGRVMSEEGDRSHYSAMIPDVLPFALPGYQHSMSSFDPLQELNPDPAQAALLQSARLQLSSKDQEAMRKIRSTMMDHNFSDSASSNSVSPSSPEFPQASAARLSKSQGLSTRRSTLWKVVTAESQGDKREKEDIEGLETSIKRWHSQPALSREGRCITNFRNTPAGSVDYAIAVVGHEGVGKTTVIAEALRGWGMSNPVKMYSPDGHVISCCSSQIPTGSKLKTGYKVKFFEMGINALGLTPRETSIWPSSAQNVSGAICCYDAGREETLEGIKDCIERLSAISTPTIILACKSDPNTELRVTAAHGNSIGEPYNVGLIEGTTKTYEGKLKVRNALRWLLYKLEERQRRQQRELSALNIGRSLVSGVQAPTSVESNAITTSSTSTIESLASPDSGVDSMENRLMRKQTLSMTSNTSEAALTSQGPRGVEGILEDQKSALYNAEKLEEPDKKKNMNDGSQGCLNNSEESTEPEKRQTGPVQATCDTIVHPIAHGISPVYVTLKDLLNRLFTTIVSSQDNAFTESFFLTYRRFCHPQDLMLEFVQRFHEVEDYAVSNDVKNWALLKLTGALVNWTSRYPGDCVSMSTPIVFGEIIALLFKYTFMSHLISDLISIQNGLLKATDPDESWSMHSHDVTSHSVEDRAGVLIHNERVRKLDDNEGGDEMDSIGRKTAANLSASTGTVPLGGVKHRQSESDSRRIEILSGVSTVGKESSLSGSQHSHTRPGGASYRINGMQISDEAADAQWGTALNMVMRMEPKVFAAELTRMQWELFLDIRPRDVFRHVLGKEIGGPVGKSIDFFNHLSRWISTIALASSKAKHRARVIERCILIAHQLRRLNNYDSLYAVISGLREASVHRLSASHALVQLSPIAEKDYHSHLKLMDPRRGYIQYRKAIQADIHNGRAAIALLNNILGLVSQLQAVRPNDYREEDGKIQWDKFLRFGEILSIIQECQARGPVVNGNVDLGFKKIIEETTILSDEDALWERSQSLENSRGTIGGKMLKRFANLGF from the exons ATGTTTCAGCCCAACGCTCAGCAAATAACTCTTAACCAATTCTCACCGCTGACTCCTTCAGAACTTGGGACACCAATCACTCCTTCGCCGACGTCTACTGCATCCTTCCACACAGCTACTGTCGGTACGCCAAAAACTCTCGGACGAGTAATGTCAGAAGAAGGTGATCGCTCCCATTACAGCGCAATGATCCCGGATGTCCTACCCTTCGCCCTTCCAGGCTACCAACACTCGATGTCTTCCTTTGATCCACTCCAAGAGCTCAATCCTGATCCGGCGCAAGCTGCACTCCTACAGTCAGCCAGATTGCAGCTCTCTTCAAAGGACCAGGAAGCCATGCGTAAAATACGGTCTACGATGATGGATCATAACTTCTCTGACTCCGCGTCTTCCAATTCAGTTTCCCCTTCAAGTCCTGAATTCCCTCAAGCTTCAGCGGCAAGGTTATCCAAGAGCCAAGGGCTAAGTACAAGAAGATCGACTCTGTGGAAAGTTGTGACGGCTGAGTCTCAAGGCGATAaaagggagaaagaggataTTGAGGGGCTGGAAACTTCTATCAAGCGCTGGCATAGTCAACCTGCACTGTCGAGAGAAGGGCGCTGTATTACAAAC TTTCGCAACACACCAGCGGGCAGCGTTGACTATGCCATTGCAGTGGTGGGTCATGAAGGGGTTGGTAAGACAACAGTAATTGCCGAGGCTCTGAGAGGATGGGGGATGTCTAATCCCGTAAAAATGTACTCTCCGGATGGACATGTCA TATCTTGTTGTTCCTCGCAGATTCCTACGGGAAGCAAACTGAAGACAGGTTACAAAGTTAAATTCTTTGAAATGGGCATCAATGCCTTGGGTCTTACTCCCAGAGAGACGAGTATATGGCCCTCCTCTGCCCAGAACGTGTCCGGCGCCATTTGCTGTTATGATGCCGGGCGAGAAGAAACGCTGGAGGGAATTAAGGACTGTATAG AACGATTGAGCGCCATAAGCACACCCACCATCATTCTTGCGTGCAAGTCTGACCCAAACACAGAATTGCGGGTCACCGCTGCGCATGGTAATTCGATAGGCGAACCATACAATGTAGGACTCATTGAAGGGACAACTAAGACTTATGAAGGGAAACTGAAGGTGCGGAATGCCTTGCGTTGGCTGCTTTATAAGCTTGAAGAGCGGCAAC GTCGTCAACAGAGGGAACTCTCAGCTCTCAATATAGGTCGGAGCCTTGTCTCCGGTGTTCAAGCTCCTACATCTGTTGAGAGTAATGCCATAACAACGTCCTCAACGTCCACTATTGAAAGTTTAGCTTCTCCCGACTCAGGTGTGGATTCGATGGAGAATAGATTGATGCGGAAGCAGACTTTGAGCATGACCTCAAACACCTCTGAAGCAGCTCTGACAAGCCAAGGTCCTAGAGGAGTTGAAGGGATACTAGAAGATCAAAAATCCGCATTATACAATGCCGAGAAATTAGAAGAACCAgacaaaaagaaaaataTGAATGACGGAAGCCAAGGGTGTCTAAACAATTCGGAAGAAAGCACAGAACCCGAGAAAAGACAGACAGGGCCGGTACAGGCAACATGTGATACAATTGTCCATCCAATTGCACACGG AATTTCACCGGTCTATGTAACCCTAAAAGACCTATTAAACCGACTTTTTACTACAATCGTGTCTTCACAAG ATAACGCGTTTACTGAATCATTCTTTCTCACTTATCGCCGTTTCTGTCATCCTCAAGATTTAATGCTTGAGTTCGTTCAACGCTTCCATGAAGTAGAAGATTATGCTGTGTCTAATGATGTCAAAAATTGGGCGTTACTGAA ACTCACGGGTGCGCTGGTAAATTGGACCAGCCGATACCCAGGAGACTGCGTGTCCATGTCAACTCCAATCGTCTTTGGCGAAATCATTGCCCTTCTTTTTAAATATACCTTCATGTCCCATCTTATCTCCGACCTCATTTCGATCCAAAATGGCCTTCTCAAAGCCACAGACCCAGACGAATCTTGGTCTATGCATTCACACGATGTAACGTCACATAGTGTAGAGGACCGTGCAGGAGTCCTAATCCACAACGAGCGAGTGCGTAAATTGGATGATAATGAGGGGGGCGATGAAATGGACTCTATAGGGCGCAAGACGGCTGCCAATCTATCGGCGTCGACTGGTACTGTACCGCTGGGAGGAGTAAAGCATCGACAAAGCGAATCTGACTCTCGTCGAATAGAGATTTTGTCTGGAGTTTCAACGGTAGGAAAAGAGAGCTCCCTCTCTGGAAGTCAACATTCACATACTCGCCCAGGTGGAGCGTCCTACAGGATAAACGGCATGCAGATTAGCGATGAAGCGGCCGATGCCCAATGGGGAACTGCGTTGAACATGGTCATGCGGATGGAGCCTAAAGTGTTTGCAGCAGAACTGACCAGAATGCAGTGGGAACTATTTCTTGACATCAGA CCAAGAGATGTTTTCAGACATGTTCTTGGAAAGGAAATCGGTGGTCCCGTCGGCAAGTCGATCGACTTTTTCAACCACTTATCCAGATG GATCTCGACTATTGCTCTAGCTTCCTCAAAAGCAAAACATCGCGCTCGAGTAATCGAACGATGCATCCTCATTGCCCATCAGCTCCGTCGCCTAAACAATTACGACTCTCTCTACGCCGTTATATCCGGTCTACGAGAGGCTTCTGTTCATCGTCTGTCAGCGAGTCACGCACTGGTACAGCTTTCACCAATCGCGGAGAAGGATTACCACTCCCATCTCAAACTTATGGATCCAAGGAGAGGATACATTCAATACCGCAAAGCAATACAGGCGGATATCCACAATGGACGAGCCGCCATCGCCCTACTTAACAATATACTGGGTCTTGTATCTCAATTACAAGCAGTCCGCCCAAACGATTAtagagaggaggatggtAAGATACAATGGGATAAGTTTTTGAGGTTCGGGGAGATTCTCTCTATAATCCAAGAATGCCAGGCTAGAGGGCCAGTGGTGAATGGAAACGTGGATTTAGGGTTCAAAAAGATCATCGAAGAGACCACTATTCTGTCGGATGAGGAT GCCTTATGGGAAAGAAGTCAGTCATTAGAAAATAGCAGGGGGACAATTGGAGGGAAAATGCTTAAACGCTTTGCAAATCTCGGCTTTTAA